The following coding sequences lie in one Musa acuminata AAA Group cultivar baxijiao chromosome BXJ3-1, Cavendish_Baxijiao_AAA, whole genome shotgun sequence genomic window:
- the LOC135628555 gene encoding protein trichome birefringence-like 26, with translation MGKEVEPEAEPCIGFRDGACKFLVILLGSSLIMALSYQPFLYTATADTSSSENAEILAMNASTVQCDLSSREWIPDARDPAYSNSTCSFISSFQDCLTNGRPDTGYLHWRWKPYGCELPRFDANKFLNRMRNKSLGFVGDSVLSNQMESLLCLLSEVEEAVLVYHDETFQTKTWHLPSHNVTLGLIWAPFLIKSTQAISKNHIQLYLDVLDDTWTSQYHKYDYVMISGGQWFLRETIFWENNTVVGCHYCAGKNLRELGMDYSYRRALRSVFDFVSSSEHKPLVVLRTWTPTHFEHGMWYSGGICNRTKPYKESEYAADPVDVVMREVEEEGFQEGVRSGLRMSLLDTYHLSALRPDGHPGPYRRIHPDISKKPQNDCLHWCLPGAIDTWNDMLMEILMGDEELRSAF, from the exons ATGGGAAAGGAAGTCGAGCCTGAAGCAGAGCCATGCATTGGCTTCCGTGATGGTGCGTGCAAGTTCCTGGTTATTCTCTTGGGGTCTTCGCTCATCATGGCTTTGTCCTACCAACCGTTCTTGTACACAGCTACAGCTGACACCTCCTCCTCCGAGAATGCTGAGATTCTGGCCATGAACGCTTCGACAG TACAATGTGATCTTTCTTCCAGAGAGTGGATCCCTGACGCTCGAGATCCAGCTTACAGCAACTCAACCTGCAGCTTCATATCTTCTTTTCAAGACTGCTTGACGAACGGCCGGCCTGACACTGGCTATCTTCACTGGAGGTGGAAGCCATATGGCTGTGAGTTGCCTCGATTCGACGCAAACAAGTTCTTGAATCGTATGAGGAACAAATCCTTGGGATTTGTGGGTGATTCAGTCTTAAGCAACCAGATGGAGTCATTGCTTTGCCTTCTCTCCGAG GTGGAAGAAGCTGTGCTGGTCTACCATGACGAAACATTTCAGACCAAAACATGGCACCTGCCTTCTCACAACGTCACACTGGGGCTGATTTGGGCTCCTTTCCTGATCAAATCTACGCAAGCCATCTCAAAAAACCACATCCAGCTTTATCTCGACGTCCTCGACGATACCTGGACGAGCCAATACCACAAGTACGACTACGTGATGATTTCTGGTGGCCAGTGGTTCCTCAGAGAAACCATATTCTGGGAGAACAACACAGTCGTCGGCTGCCACTACTGCGCGGGGAAGAACCTGAGGGAACTTGGCATGGACTACTCTTATCGGAGAGCACTCCGATCTGTGTTCGACTTCGTGAGCAGCTCAGAGCACAAGCCCCTGGTGGTTCTCAGGACCTGGACTCCCACCCACTTCGAGCATGGGATGTGGTACAGTGGGGGGATCTGCAACAGAACGAAGCCTTACAAGGAGAGTGAGTACGCTGCTGACCCAGTGGATGTTGTGATGAGAGAAGTGGAGGAGGAGGGGTTCCAGGAAGGGGTGAGGAGTGGGCTGAGGATGAGCCTGCTTGACACTTACCATCTCTCCGCTCTGAGGCCAGATGGGCATCCAGGACCCTACAGGAGAATCCACCCGGACATCAGCAAGAAGCCACAGAACGACTGCCTTCACTGGTGCTTGCCTGGGGCAATTGATACCTGGAACGACATGCTTATGGAGATTCTGATGGGCGATGAAGAACTGAGGTCTGCTTTCTGA